TTCCTTCCGCATCAAACCTATGTTTGATTTCTTCCATGACAAAAAAATGAGCTGCCCAAAAAACTCCGTTGTTGGCCCAGAAACGCAAGGTTAGATTTACCGAGCTATCGGCCAATTCACCAACATATACCTCGGGGACAGGTTCTTTTAGTATATTCTCGCAATCGTCACATATCTTCAATAGTATATCTTTTGCTTTTTTAATGTTTGAACCGTAACCTATGCCCACATCTATCTTATCTCTTCGTGTATCTTGGGCATTGTAGTTAATGATATTGTCGTTGGACAATTTACCGTTGGGCACTATGGCCAGTTGATTTCCAAAAGTCGTGAGTTTCGTGGTGAAAATCGTAATTTCTTTAACCGTGCCATCAACTCCTTGAGCTGAGATAAAATCACCTACCTTGAACGGTTTGAACAAAAGGATAAGTACGCCACCTGCAAAATTGGAAAGTGATCCTTGCAGCGCAAGGCCAATGGCCAATCCTGCCGCACCTAATATAGCCGCCAGTGAAGTCGTTTGTACTCCTAATTGCGTAATCACCAATACGAACAAAACTATTTTTAAAGCAATGCTTATAAAGCTTTGTAAAAAGGATTCTAACGCTAAGTCGTAATCTTTTTTCAAAAAGAATTTGCGTACTAGCTTATTGATAAAACGTATAACGTATAGCCCTACGATAAGTATAAATAGGGCTAATAAAAGATTCGGCAAGGCGTTCCAAATCCAATCTATGGCCTTGTCCGCATGTTCTTTATAATCTGTAATTTGATTCATGGTTGTTTTAGTATTTAATTTTGCAAAACTTAAAAATAGAAAGCGTTAACGCAAGAAAATCTCATTAAACTATTGTTAATCATCGCGACGCTACCGTAATTGCTTTAGTACCTCTTCTATTTGTGTTAAAGGTAATTTGCAAGCCCCTTTCTCACAAATATAAACGTTGGTCTTATCCGGAATAAATCGGTTCTTCAATAAGGCAATTTGACCTTCTTTACTGGTTGCGGCAACAATAGTATTTGGAAGATACTCTTTTAAAATTTCAGAAGCTTTATCTTCAAAATCCTCGCCTACAATCGCGACCTCATAAAACGGCTTTTGGAGGAGTAGTGTTAGGTGCAACCAATTGGCATGGCTTTGTGGCTGTTCGGCAATGTTCTTTTGCATACTTAGAACTATTTTTTCTAAGCGATTCCCGTAATTTTCATCAGGATAAAATTTTGAGAGTTTCAGTAGGTTTAATGCCATCATTGAATTGGATGATGGAATTACGTTATCGGCTACTTCAAGCGTTCTTCTGATTACGATTGCGTCATTTTTAGAAGTGAAGAAAAACAGACCTGTACTCTCGTCCGCAAAATTTTCCAAGGCATAATCCAATAGTTTTCTTGACTTTTCTATCCACCTTTCATCAAAGCTAACTTCGTAAAGACCAATGAACCCATCGATAACTGCTGCATAATCTTCCAGAAATGCATGGATAGTACTCCTGCCATACTTGAAGTTATGGAATAAACCACCGTTGGACGCCATCAAGAGGGAGGTTATGAATTGTGCGTTTTTTAAAGCGAGATCCAAAAAATGATTATTTCCAAGATAGCGGTAAGCATCCGTTAACCCCTTTAGGATTAGTCCGTTCCATGAGGTTAGAATCTTATCGTCCAATCTTGGTTTTTTTCTTTTCGCTCTCTCTTGTTTTAATATTTGTCTACAAGAATTTATATGCTGCGCAAGCTCCGACACCGTAAGGTTGTGCTTTTCTGCGATTACGGAATCGGCAGCATCCCTTATCAGAACGTAGTTATCATGCTCCCAAAATCCGTAAGAATTTATATTGTAATAATCCTTGAAAATAGGATAGTCCTCTCCCAATAAACTTATTAATTCTTTCTCTTTCCAGACGTAATAGGCGCCTTCCTCTAGATTTCCATCCTCATCTAAACTGTCCGCATCTAGTGAAGAGTAGTATCCGCCTTCTTCATGTAATAGTTCTTCCTCTAGAAATTCGATGATCTGACGAACTGTTCTTGCGTATAGCTGGTTTTTTGATTGTGCGTAGGCCTTAGCGTATAGACTTAATAGTAGACCATTGTCATATAGCATTTTTTCGAAATGTGGAACATGCCATTTGGTATCTACCGCGTAACGTGAAAAGCCGCCCCCAACATGATCGAAAATCCCTCCCCAGGCCATTCTCGTGAGCGTCGTATGAACATAATCCAATACATCCTTATCGTTTTGCACGCTACCATAGTGCAACAGGAAATTCATGTTTACAGGCATCATAAATTTAGGTGCTCTTTTATAGCCCCCTAAAAAGGTGTCAAAATAGGCCGACCAATCTTTAACCATATCCTGCAATTGGTCAGCGGAAAGAAGATTCGAGTTATCTGTGTTACTAATTTTGTTGATTTCCCTTATGCCCTGCGAAAGGTTTTCCGCATAACCCAGTACCTTTTCTGGTTCGGTTTGATATAAGTCCTTAAGTTGACTTAAAACTTGGATCCAATCTTTCTTTTTAACGTAAGTAGCTCCCCAAAATGGTCTGCCGTCCGGTAGCGCAACGATATTCAAGGGCCAACCTCCGCTACCGGTCATTAACTGCAAAGCATCCATATAGATTTGGTCAATATCCGGCCTTTCCTCTCTATCTATTTTGATATTTACAAAGTTTTTGTTCATCACATCTGCCACGGCCTCGTCTTCAAAACACTCTTCTTCCATTACATGGCACCAATGACAGGATGCATAACCGATACTTATAAGCAATAACCTATTTTCATCCTGAGCCTTCTGTAAAACCTCCGGTTTCCAGGCTTTCCAATTAACTGGGTTATGGGCGTGTTGCAGGAGATAAGGACTTGTTTCGGAGATTAGTGCATTTGTATATTTTTGGTCGCTCATGTTACTCTAATTTTGGAAATACATATTAATAAAAAAAGCGCCGAATAAGGCGCTTTTTTTTAGATGTTTAGGATATTTTAATTTACCTCAAAGGTAATTTTTACATTAACCCTATAATTAACCATTTTTCCGCCTTCAACGGTGGCACTCTGCTCATTTATGTATACAGAGCGAATATTCTTAACCGATTTTGACGCATGGGCAACCGCGTTCTTAGCCGCATCTTCCCAACTTGTGTCTGAATTTGCTAATACTTCTATTACTTTTAAAACTGCCATAATTTATTGTTTTTAGTGTTCCTTTAAAAATAGCGATTGTTCCACAGAAAGGCTAGCCCATTTCCTATTATTTTTTATCCGTTTAGTGCAACGACCTCATTGACTTTCTCACCCATCATATTCTTCAACATGGTTTCAATTCCGTTTTTTAATGTGAAAGTAGAGGAAGGGCAACCGCTGCATGCGCCTTGAAGAATCACATTTACGGTTCCGCTATCCGCTTCGTACGATTTAAAAAGAATATTACCACCATCACTGGCAACGGCAGGTTTGACATATTCATCTAGGATTGCTATGATCTCCTTGGAAGTGTCGTCCAAGTTTTCAGTTAGGTTTTCATCGATAGCTTCCGGATGAGCAACTCTAGCTATTGATTTGGCCGTATGGGAAACTAATTCTTTACCATCGGCAATAAAGTTTCGAATCAATTCTCTTAGTTCCAAGGTAATATCTTCCCATTCTGCTACTTCATACTTGGAAACCGAAACATAGTTTTCATCCATGAACACCTGTTTAACGAAAGGAAATTGAAACAATGCCATGGCCAAAGGGGCATTTTTAGCTTCATCAATATTTTTAAATTCATAGGTGTCGCCCACAATCTTTTTACTCGCTACAAATTTCATAGTTGAAGGATTAGGGGTCACTTCTGCATAAACCGTAACCGCAATAGGTTTATCCGTATCCTCTTCCATAACAACAAGTTCTCCTGCGTTAAGGTATTCCACCAACTGTTGGGCCACTTCATCCTTAACGTCTTCCCACTCCACAATATCATAGCGTTCCAAACCAATAAAGTTCCCTGATATATACACAGTTTTAATAAACGGTAAATGAAACAGTTGTTGCGCCATAGGTGAATTCTGGGCTTCGTCTATATTCTTGTACTCGTAATTTTTTCTGTTTACTAAAAGATGGTTCGTTTCGAATTTTAGTATGTTGGGATTGTTCGTCTTGACAATGGTAATGGAATACTCTTTCATCGTAATTTTATTTTGAACAAAAATACGAAGGAAATCTAAGTTAAAGCCTATATAATAATGTTACAGATAAGCCGTTATACTTTATATTTAGCAGGATTTGAACCTATAGCCCTATTTCCCACAGATGAAATTTAAGCTCATATTGTTATTTTCTTTTTTAGTTTTTGGCGTTAAGTCACATGCTCAGGAAGGAATCCCCGTTTATTTTGATTATTTGGCGGACAACTATTATTTGGTCTACCCTTCCATGGCTGGTATAAGTCAAGGGGGAAAAATTAGGGCGACGGCGAGAAAGCAGTGGTTTGATGTGGAGGATGCACCTAGTTTACAGACCATAAACGCCCATTTTAGATTGGGTGATAGTCCAAGTGGAGTGGGAGCTATCATTTTTAACGACGCCAATGGTTATCATTCTCAAACTGGTCTAAAATTGACTTATGCCCATCATTTAAGAATGGGGAGTCAGGATGTAAGGGTGTTGAATCAACTTTCCTTTGGATTAAGTGGAACCATATTACAAAGTAGTCTAGATGAAACGGAGTTTAGGTCGGTGACTCCGGATCCTGCAATTTCAGGACAAAAATTAAGCGCTACCTATGCCAATGTGGATTTAGGAATTTCGTATAACTATCAAGAATTTTATGCGCATTTTGCCGTTACCAACGCATTAACAGGTAGTCAGCGTAACGTTTATTACAGGGACCGTCAGGACAATCCTGACCAGTTGGTCATTGACAATATCAGAAGGTATCTCCTATCGGCCGGTTATATTTTCGGTAGAAATGAATGGCAGGTAGAACCTTCCGCTTTGTTTCAGCTGACCGAGTTTACGCAGGAAAAGACGATAGATGTAAACGCCAAGGTGTACCGAGATGTAGATTTTGGTCGTATATGGGGCGGGGTATCCTATAGGAGGAGTTTTGATGGAGCGCAATTTCAAACGGCGAACAGTTTTGGCGAGCAACGTTTACAGTTGATAACTCCTATTATTGGCGCGAACATCAAGAATTTTATGGTGTCCTATAATTATTCTTATCAAATGGGCGACATCCGATTTGATAATGGGGGATTCCACCAAATTACCCTAGGATACGATTTTGGACAGACCGAGCGTAAGTACGATTGTTATTGTCCCGCCGCACAATAAAAAGGGCCGGTTCTTTCTAGAAACCGACCCCTAAAACACACAACCATTAACCTTATTCCCAAGTATAATTCTTTGAAGATGCCTGTTTTTTTATGGCCCTAAGCATTACACTTTCTAATTCGCCCTTGCTATCTTCATTCTGGTTCTTAGCTATATGGGCCTCTCTTTTAGCGTTTAGCTCGTGAATTTCTTTTTGAATTTTTTCCCTCTCGGATTTTTTCTGTGCGACATACGCTTCAATTTCGGCAATGGATTTACGCTTTAATTCCGAGGGCAACTCTTCTTTACTTATTCGGCTAATATCAAATTCCTTGTCATCGTAAGCGTCAACCAAATCCCATTTCTTATTGTTGTACAGTCTTGAACTCTTGCTAACCGCTCTTTTAACGGCTACTACCTCTTGAAGAGCCATCGCATTTTCGTCCTGGTCCATTTGCATTTCCATTTTAGAGGCGCCAAGTGTACCGTAGGAAATATAGGTTTTGTTCAATTTGGAGTTCAACTTTATGATGATATCGTCATAGGGCGTAGTCATGTGGACCACTTCCCTGTTATGGTCTATGGCCATATACTC
This sequence is a window from Maribacter aestuarii. Protein-coding genes within it:
- a CDS encoding mechanosensitive ion channel family protein, with translation MNQITDYKEHADKAIDWIWNALPNLLLALFILIVGLYVIRFINKLVRKFFLKKDYDLALESFLQSFISIALKIVLFVLVITQLGVQTTSLAAILGAAGLAIGLALQGSLSNFAGGVLILLFKPFKVGDFISAQGVDGTVKEITIFTTKLTTFGNQLAIVPNGKLSNDNIINYNAQDTRRDKIDVGIGYGSNIKKAKDILLKICDDCENILKEPVPEVYVGELADSSVNLTLRFWANNGVFWAAHFFVMEEIKHRFDAEGIEIPFPQRVLHQLKS
- a CDS encoding thioredoxin domain-containing protein, with product MSDQKYTNALISETSPYLLQHAHNPVNWKAWKPEVLQKAQDENRLLLISIGYASCHWCHVMEEECFEDEAVADVMNKNFVNIKIDREERPDIDQIYMDALQLMTGSGGWPLNIVALPDGRPFWGATYVKKKDWIQVLSQLKDLYQTEPEKVLGYAENLSQGIREINKISNTDNSNLLSADQLQDMVKDWSAYFDTFLGGYKRAPKFMMPVNMNFLLHYGSVQNDKDVLDYVHTTLTRMAWGGIFDHVGGGFSRYAVDTKWHVPHFEKMLYDNGLLLSLYAKAYAQSKNQLYARTVRQIIEFLEEELLHEEGGYYSSLDADSLDEDGNLEEGAYYVWKEKELISLLGEDYPIFKDYYNINSYGFWEHDNYVLIRDAADSVIAEKHNLTVSELAQHINSCRQILKQERAKRKKPRLDDKILTSWNGLILKGLTDAYRYLGNNHFLDLALKNAQFITSLLMASNGGLFHNFKYGRSTIHAFLEDYAAVIDGFIGLYEVSFDERWIEKSRKLLDYALENFADESTGLFFFTSKNDAIVIRRTLEVADNVIPSSNSMMALNLLKLSKFYPDENYGNRLEKIVLSMQKNIAEQPQSHANWLHLTLLLQKPFYEVAIVGEDFEDKASEILKEYLPNTIVAATSKEGQIALLKNRFIPDKTNVYICEKGACKLPLTQIEEVLKQLR
- a CDS encoding dodecin family protein, whose translation is MAVLKVIEVLANSDTSWEDAAKNAVAHASKSVKNIRSVYINEQSATVEGGKMVNYRVNVKITFEVN
- a CDS encoding NifU family protein, whose amino-acid sequence is MKEYSITIVKTNNPNILKFETNHLLVNRKNYEYKNIDEAQNSPMAQQLFHLPFIKTVYISGNFIGLERYDIVEWEDVKDEVAQQLVEYLNAGELVVMEEDTDKPIAVTVYAEVTPNPSTMKFVASKKIVGDTYEFKNIDEAKNAPLAMALFQFPFVKQVFMDENYVSVSKYEVAEWEDITLELRELIRNFIADGKELVSHTAKSIARVAHPEAIDENLTENLDDTSKEIIAILDEYVKPAVASDGGNILFKSYEADSGTVNVILQGACSGCPSSTFTLKNGIETMLKNMMGEKVNEVVALNG
- a CDS encoding PorP/SprF family type IX secretion system membrane protein yields the protein MKFKLILLFSFLVFGVKSHAQEGIPVYFDYLADNYYLVYPSMAGISQGGKIRATARKQWFDVEDAPSLQTINAHFRLGDSPSGVGAIIFNDANGYHSQTGLKLTYAHHLRMGSQDVRVLNQLSFGLSGTILQSSLDETEFRSVTPDPAISGQKLSATYANVDLGISYNYQEFYAHFAVTNALTGSQRNVYYRDRQDNPDQLVIDNIRRYLLSAGYIFGRNEWQVEPSALFQLTEFTQEKTIDVNAKVYRDVDFGRIWGGVSYRRSFDGAQFQTANSFGEQRLQLITPIIGANIKNFMVSYNYSYQMGDIRFDNGGFHQITLGYDFGQTERKYDCYCPAAQ